Proteins from a single region of Juglans microcarpa x Juglans regia isolate MS1-56 chromosome 5S, Jm3101_v1.0, whole genome shotgun sequence:
- the LOC121268285 gene encoding umecyanin-like has product MAAMLKMVVVALFIISMSLGGKWVGAQVHHVVGDDRGWDPATDLSSWSAGKIFRVGDKIWFTYSSAQESIAEVKSKEEYEACDVSNPIKMYTDGLESISLDGEGVRYFASSKAESCRNGLKLHVEVLPQGGPENIPKVAASKGTVVAVADAPTTPSGSAHLLGSLILLAVGFLCYVVGV; this is encoded by the exons ATGGCTGCAATGTTGAAGATGGTGGTTGTTGCTCTGTTTATCATATCGATGAGCCTCGGAGGGAAATGGGTCGGAGCCCAAGTGCACCATGTGGTTGGAGACGACCGTGGCTGGGACCCTGCTACCGACTTATCTTCCTGGTCCGCCGGTAAAATCTTTAGGGTCGGAGACAAAATCT GGTTCACGTACTCGTCAGCACAGGAAAGCATCGCTGAAGTGAAGAGCAAGGAAGAATACGAGGCGTGCGATGTAAGCAACCCTATCAAGATGTACACGGACGGCTTGGAGAGCATTTCGCTGGACGGAGAAGGGGTCCGCTACTTCGCGAGCAGCAAGGCCGAGAGTTGCAGGAATGGTCTTAAGTTACACGTGGAGGTGCTGCCTCAGGGAGGACCTGAAAATATCCCAAAAGTGGCCGCATCAAAGGGCACAGTTGTGGCTGTAGCTGATGCGCCCACAACTCCATCTGGCTCCGCCCATCTTTTGGGGAGCCTTATCCTCTTAGCCGTTGGATTTCTTTGCTATGTTGTAGGTGTTTGA
- the LOC121268244 gene encoding transcription initiation factor IIF subunit alpha-like isoform X3, translating to MSSDLLLKPSCGGCGSTADLYGSNCKHMTLCLTCGKTMAENRGKCYDCGATLTRLIREKYKNKPWLLEDETGKFQYQGQLEGAQSATYYLLMMQGKELVAIPAGSWYKFNKVAQYKQLTLDEAEEKMDNRKKSADGYERWMMKAANNGPAAFGGVERVDEKDSGVVGGRGRKKTSGEDEGGNVSDKGEEDEEDEAARKNRLELNKRGGDDDDEGPRGGDLDLDDDYIEKGDDWEHEEIFTDDDEAVGNDPEEREELAPEVPAPPEIKQDEDDEDEDNEEGGLSKSGKELKKLLGQAGGLDDSDAEDDEEEEDMDDEIGFSPVLAPKKDAPKEEPAENSPVKSVPSGPARGIPSTTKSAKAKRKLSGDDAKASNSAPPKKAKTENELKPASKEEAVPASKSSWPSKGKPPTKTGPTSSTGPVTEEEIRAVLMQNTPVTTQDLVANFKARLRSPEDKKAFADILRKISKIQRTNGSNYVVLRER from the exons ATGTCGTCCGATTTGCTATTGAAGCCGTCGTGTGGTGGATGTGGATCGACCGCGGACTTGTACGGAAGCAATTGCAAGCACATGACTCTGTGCTTGACCTGTGGCAAAACCATGGCCGAGAACCGTGGCAAGTGCTACGACTGTGGTGCCACCCTCACTCGCTTGATTCGA GAGAAATACAAGAACAAACCATGGTTATTGGAGGATGAAACAGGGAAATTTCAGTATCAAGGTCAGCTTGAAGGTGCGCAATCTGCTACTTACTATCTATTAATGATGCAAGGGAAGGAGTTAGTTGCTATTCCTGCTGGTTCTTG GTACAAGTTCAACAAAGTTGCACAATATAAGCAACTTACACTGGACGAAGCAGAAGAAAAGATGGATAACCGGAAAAAGAGTGCAGATGGATATGAAAGATGGATGATGAAGGCTGCGAATAATGGACCTGCTGCATTTGGGGGAGTGGAGAGGGTTGATGAAAAGGATAGTGGTGTGGTTGGTGGGAGGGGACGTAAAAAGACATCTGGTGAGGATGAGGGAGGTAATGTTTCTGATAAAGgggaggaggatgaagaagacgaGGCAGCAAGGAAGAATAGATTGGAACTCAACAAAAGAGGTggcgatgatgatgatgaaggtcCAAGGGGTGGTGATCTGGATCTGGATGATGATTATATTGAGAAGG GTGATGATTGGGAGCATGAAGAAATTTTCACTGATGACGACGAAGCTGTTGGAAATGATCCCGAGGAAAGGGAAGAATTAGCCCCTGAAGTTCCTGCTCCTCCAGAAATTAAGCAG GATGAAGACGATGAGGATGAAGATAATGAAGAGGGTGGACTGAGCAAATCTGGAAAAGAGTTGAAGAAGCTGCTTGGGCAAGCTGGTGGGCTTGATGATTCGGATGCAGaggatgatgaggaggaggaggat ATGGACGATGAGATTGGCTTTTCTCCTGTGCTGGCTCCAAAGAAGGATGCCCCTAAAGAGGAACCTGCTGAAAACAGTCCCGTAAAATCTGTGCCTTCTGGCCCTGCTCGGGGAATCCCATCTACCACCAAATCTGCAAAGGCAAAGAGAAAACTGAGTGGCGATGACGCGAAAGCATCTAATAGTGCACCTCCAAAGAAGGCGAAGACAGAAAAT GAGTTAAAACCTGCTTCAAAAGAAGAAGCTGTGCCTGCTTCTAAAAGCAGTTGGCCTTCAAAAGGTAAACCGCCGACGAAAACTGGGCCAACATCATCTACTGGGCCTGTCACAGAAGAAGAAATCAGGGCAGTTTTAATGCAAAATACACCGGTGACAACACAGGATCTTGTTGCTAATTTTAAGGCTAGACTGAGATCCCCGGAG GACAAGAAGGCTTTTGCAGACATCCTGAGGAAAATTTCTAAGATACAAAGGACGAATGGATCTAACTATGttgttttgagagagagatga
- the LOC121268244 gene encoding transcription initiation factor IIF subunit alpha-like isoform X2 has product MSSDLLLKPSCGGCGSTADLYGSNCKHMTLCLTCGKTMAENRGKCYDCGATLTRLIREYIVRASSSSDKNYFICRFVTGLPNFSKKKTAENKWSLHKEGLQGWQLTDTLREKYKNKPWLLEDETGKFQYQGQLEGAQSATYYLLMMQGKELVAIPAGSWYKFNKVAQYKQLTLDEAEEKMDNRKKSADGYERWMMKAANNGPAAFGGVERVDEKDSGVVGGRGRKKTSGEDEGGNVSDKGEEDEEDEAARKNRLELNKRGGDDDDEGPRGGDLDLDDDYIEKGDDWEHEEIFTDDDEAVGNDPEEREELAPEVPAPPEIKQDEDDEDEDNEEGGLSKSGKELKKLLGQAGGLDDSDAEDDEEEEDMDDEIGFSPVLAPKKDAPKEEPAENSPVKSVPSGPARGIPSTTKSAKAKRKLSGDDAKASNSAPPKKELKPASKEEAVPASKSSWPSKGKPPTKTGPTSSTGPVTEEEIRAVLMQNTPVTTQDLVANFKARLRSPEDKKAFADILRKISKIQRTNGSNYVVLRER; this is encoded by the exons ATGTCGTCCGATTTGCTATTGAAGCCGTCGTGTGGTGGATGTGGATCGACCGCGGACTTGTACGGAAGCAATTGCAAGCACATGACTCTGTGCTTGACCTGTGGCAAAACCATGGCCGAGAACCGTGGCAAGTGCTACGACTGTGGTGCCACCCTCACTCGCTTGATTCGA GAATACATTGTTCGAGCGAGTTCTAGCAGCGACAAGAATTACTTTATTTGTAGATTTGTGACCGGCTTGCCAAACTTTTCAAAGAAGAAAACTGCTGAGAATAAATGGTCTCTTCATAAAGAAGGGCTGCAAGGATGGCAATTAACCGATACCTTGCGG GAGAAATACAAGAACAAACCATGGTTATTGGAGGATGAAACAGGGAAATTTCAGTATCAAGGTCAGCTTGAAGGTGCGCAATCTGCTACTTACTATCTATTAATGATGCAAGGGAAGGAGTTAGTTGCTATTCCTGCTGGTTCTTG GTACAAGTTCAACAAAGTTGCACAATATAAGCAACTTACACTGGACGAAGCAGAAGAAAAGATGGATAACCGGAAAAAGAGTGCAGATGGATATGAAAGATGGATGATGAAGGCTGCGAATAATGGACCTGCTGCATTTGGGGGAGTGGAGAGGGTTGATGAAAAGGATAGTGGTGTGGTTGGTGGGAGGGGACGTAAAAAGACATCTGGTGAGGATGAGGGAGGTAATGTTTCTGATAAAGgggaggaggatgaagaagacgaGGCAGCAAGGAAGAATAGATTGGAACTCAACAAAAGAGGTggcgatgatgatgatgaaggtcCAAGGGGTGGTGATCTGGATCTGGATGATGATTATATTGAGAAGG GTGATGATTGGGAGCATGAAGAAATTTTCACTGATGACGACGAAGCTGTTGGAAATGATCCCGAGGAAAGGGAAGAATTAGCCCCTGAAGTTCCTGCTCCTCCAGAAATTAAGCAG GATGAAGACGATGAGGATGAAGATAATGAAGAGGGTGGACTGAGCAAATCTGGAAAAGAGTTGAAGAAGCTGCTTGGGCAAGCTGGTGGGCTTGATGATTCGGATGCAGaggatgatgaggaggaggaggat ATGGACGATGAGATTGGCTTTTCTCCTGTGCTGGCTCCAAAGAAGGATGCCCCTAAAGAGGAACCTGCTGAAAACAGTCCCGTAAAATCTGTGCCTTCTGGCCCTGCTCGGGGAATCCCATCTACCACCAAATCTGCAAAGGCAAAGAGAAAACTGAGTGGCGATGACGCGAAAGCATCTAATAGTGCACCTCCAAAGAAG GAGTTAAAACCTGCTTCAAAAGAAGAAGCTGTGCCTGCTTCTAAAAGCAGTTGGCCTTCAAAAGGTAAACCGCCGACGAAAACTGGGCCAACATCATCTACTGGGCCTGTCACAGAAGAAGAAATCAGGGCAGTTTTAATGCAAAATACACCGGTGACAACACAGGATCTTGTTGCTAATTTTAAGGCTAGACTGAGATCCCCGGAG GACAAGAAGGCTTTTGCAGACATCCTGAGGAAAATTTCTAAGATACAAAGGACGAATGGATCTAACTATGttgttttgagagagagatga
- the LOC121268253 gene encoding fumarylacetoacetase, which yields MALKSFIEVHPDSHFPIQNLPYGVFRPEPGSVPRPGVAIGDYVLDLSAIASSGLFYGPILKNSDCFSQPNLNKFLAMGRPAWKEARATLQRLLSSTEPALRDNGALRQKSLVPLDKTEMLLPVAIGDYTDFFSSMHHAKNCGTIFRGPQNPIPPNWFHLPIAYHGRASSIVMSGTDIVRPRGQGQPTGNSPPYFGPSLKLDFELEMAAFVGPGNELGKPIDVNEAADHIFGLVLMNDWSARDIQAWEYVPLGPFLGKSFGTTISPWIVTLDALEPFACDAPRQDPPPLPYLAEKISKNYDISLEVQIKPAGHKDSSVVTRSNFNNLYWTLTQQLAHHTINGCNLRPGDLLGTGTISGPEPEALGCLLELTWNGQKPLSLNGTPRTFLEDGDEVIFTGFCKGNGYKVGFGTCSGKVIPSHP from the exons ATGGCTCTGAAATCTTTCATCGAAGTCCACCCGGACTCGCACTTCCCCATCCAGAACCTCCCGTACGGGGTGTTCAGGCCAGAACCTGGTTCAGTGCCCCGACCGGGTGTGGCGATCGGGGACTATGTGCTGGACCTCTCCGCGATCGCCTCTTCCGGCCTCTTCTACGGCCCAATCCTTAAGAACTCCGATTGCTTCTCTCAG CCTAATTTAAACAAGTTCCTGGCTATGGGACGCCCTGCTTGGAAGGAAGCTCGTGCTACACTTCAAAGGCTATTGTCAT CGACTGAACCAGCATTGCGTGACAATGGAGCTTTAAGGCAGAAGTCTCTGGTGCCATTG GACAAGACAGAGATGCTTCTTCCTGTTGCAATAGGGGATTACACAGACTTCTTTTCATCCATGCATCATGCGAAGAATTGTGGGACCATATTTCGTGGGCCACAGAACCCGATTCCCCCAAACTG GTTCCATCTTCCCATTGCGTATCATGGGCGAGCATCGTCTATTGTTATGTCAGGAACAGACATTGTTCGACCAAG AGGTCAAGGCCAACCGACTGGCAACTCTCCACCATATTTTGGACCATCATTGAAGCTAGACTTTGAGCTTGAAATG GCTGCATTTGTTGGTCCTGGAAACGAATTAGGAAAACCTATCGATGTTAATGAGGCGGCAGATCATATATTTGGACTTGTGTTGATGAATGACTGGAGTG CTAGAGACATTCAGGCATGGGAATATGTGCCTCTCGGTCCTTTTCTTGGAAAGAGTTTTG GTACTACAATATCCCCTTGGATTGTAACACTAGATGCTCTCGAACCTTTTGCTTGTGATGCTCCCAGACAG GACCCTCCTCCGTTGCCATATCTGGCCGAGAAAATATCGAAGAACTATGACATTTCATTAGAG GTTCAAATTAAACCTGCTGGACACAAAGATTCAAGTGTGGTCACGAGAAGTAATTTCAACAATCT ATATTGGACATTGACTCAACAGCTTGCCCACCACACCATTAACGGTTGCAACTTGAGGCCTGGTGATCTCCTTGGAACTGGGACAATCAGTGGACCT GAGCCAGAAGCTCTTGGATGCTTGCTAGAGTTGACGTGGAATGGACAGAAACCATTATCCTTAAATGGGACGCCCCGTACGTTCCTAGAAGATGGAGATGAAGTCATTTTTACTGGTTTTTGCAAG
- the LOC121268244 gene encoding transcription initiation factor IIF subunit alpha-like isoform X1: MSSDLLLKPSCGGCGSTADLYGSNCKHMTLCLTCGKTMAENRGKCYDCGATLTRLIREYIVRASSSSDKNYFICRFVTGLPNFSKKKTAENKWSLHKEGLQGWQLTDTLREKYKNKPWLLEDETGKFQYQGQLEGAQSATYYLLMMQGKELVAIPAGSWYKFNKVAQYKQLTLDEAEEKMDNRKKSADGYERWMMKAANNGPAAFGGVERVDEKDSGVVGGRGRKKTSGEDEGGNVSDKGEEDEEDEAARKNRLELNKRGGDDDDEGPRGGDLDLDDDYIEKGDDWEHEEIFTDDDEAVGNDPEEREELAPEVPAPPEIKQDEDDEDEDNEEGGLSKSGKELKKLLGQAGGLDDSDAEDDEEEEDMDDEIGFSPVLAPKKDAPKEEPAENSPVKSVPSGPARGIPSTTKSAKAKRKLSGDDAKASNSAPPKKAKTENELKPASKEEAVPASKSSWPSKGKPPTKTGPTSSTGPVTEEEIRAVLMQNTPVTTQDLVANFKARLRSPEDKKAFADILRKISKIQRTNGSNYVVLRER; this comes from the exons ATGTCGTCCGATTTGCTATTGAAGCCGTCGTGTGGTGGATGTGGATCGACCGCGGACTTGTACGGAAGCAATTGCAAGCACATGACTCTGTGCTTGACCTGTGGCAAAACCATGGCCGAGAACCGTGGCAAGTGCTACGACTGTGGTGCCACCCTCACTCGCTTGATTCGA GAATACATTGTTCGAGCGAGTTCTAGCAGCGACAAGAATTACTTTATTTGTAGATTTGTGACCGGCTTGCCAAACTTTTCAAAGAAGAAAACTGCTGAGAATAAATGGTCTCTTCATAAAGAAGGGCTGCAAGGATGGCAATTAACCGATACCTTGCGG GAGAAATACAAGAACAAACCATGGTTATTGGAGGATGAAACAGGGAAATTTCAGTATCAAGGTCAGCTTGAAGGTGCGCAATCTGCTACTTACTATCTATTAATGATGCAAGGGAAGGAGTTAGTTGCTATTCCTGCTGGTTCTTG GTACAAGTTCAACAAAGTTGCACAATATAAGCAACTTACACTGGACGAAGCAGAAGAAAAGATGGATAACCGGAAAAAGAGTGCAGATGGATATGAAAGATGGATGATGAAGGCTGCGAATAATGGACCTGCTGCATTTGGGGGAGTGGAGAGGGTTGATGAAAAGGATAGTGGTGTGGTTGGTGGGAGGGGACGTAAAAAGACATCTGGTGAGGATGAGGGAGGTAATGTTTCTGATAAAGgggaggaggatgaagaagacgaGGCAGCAAGGAAGAATAGATTGGAACTCAACAAAAGAGGTggcgatgatgatgatgaaggtcCAAGGGGTGGTGATCTGGATCTGGATGATGATTATATTGAGAAGG GTGATGATTGGGAGCATGAAGAAATTTTCACTGATGACGACGAAGCTGTTGGAAATGATCCCGAGGAAAGGGAAGAATTAGCCCCTGAAGTTCCTGCTCCTCCAGAAATTAAGCAG GATGAAGACGATGAGGATGAAGATAATGAAGAGGGTGGACTGAGCAAATCTGGAAAAGAGTTGAAGAAGCTGCTTGGGCAAGCTGGTGGGCTTGATGATTCGGATGCAGaggatgatgaggaggaggaggat ATGGACGATGAGATTGGCTTTTCTCCTGTGCTGGCTCCAAAGAAGGATGCCCCTAAAGAGGAACCTGCTGAAAACAGTCCCGTAAAATCTGTGCCTTCTGGCCCTGCTCGGGGAATCCCATCTACCACCAAATCTGCAAAGGCAAAGAGAAAACTGAGTGGCGATGACGCGAAAGCATCTAATAGTGCACCTCCAAAGAAGGCGAAGACAGAAAAT GAGTTAAAACCTGCTTCAAAAGAAGAAGCTGTGCCTGCTTCTAAAAGCAGTTGGCCTTCAAAAGGTAAACCGCCGACGAAAACTGGGCCAACATCATCTACTGGGCCTGTCACAGAAGAAGAAATCAGGGCAGTTTTAATGCAAAATACACCGGTGACAACACAGGATCTTGTTGCTAATTTTAAGGCTAGACTGAGATCCCCGGAG GACAAGAAGGCTTTTGCAGACATCCTGAGGAAAATTTCTAAGATACAAAGGACGAATGGATCTAACTATGttgttttgagagagagatga